From Carya illinoinensis cultivar Pawnee chromosome 5, C.illinoinensisPawnee_v1, whole genome shotgun sequence, one genomic window encodes:
- the LOC122310637 gene encoding leucine-rich repeat protein 1-like: MKIWAMFHLLPAFLLLSSLSEITKANLEGDALYALRRAVKDPNGVLASWDPTLVDPCTWFHVTCDGDNRVTRLDLGNAKLSGNLVPELGKLERLQYLELYMNNLAGSIPEELGGLNSLVSLDLYHNNLTGCIPGSFSKLSNLKFLRLNSNNLTGRIPRELTKLGNLKILDVSHNDLCGTFPTSGSFSKFSEESFKNNPRLEGPELMGFVRYDVGGSC; encoded by the exons ATGAAGATCTGGGCTATGTTTCATCTTCTTCctgcttttcttcttttatcGAGCCTTTCAGAGATTACAAAGGCAAACTTAGAAG GGGACGCTCTGTACGCATTGAGGAGAGCTGTGAAGGATCCAAATGGTGTTCTGGCGAGCTGGGATCCGACCTTAGTGGATCCCTGCACTTGGTTCCACGTTACTTGCGACGGTGATAATCGGGTTACCCGACT TGACCTCGGAAATGCGAAGCTGTCGGGCAACCTGGTTCCAGAGTTGGGGAAGCTTGAGCGTCTTCAGTATCT GGAATTGTACATGAACAACTTGGCGGGTTCCATACCAGAGGAACTTGGAGGACTGAATAGCCTTGTTAGCTTGGATCTTTATCACAACAACCTCACTGGGTGCATCCCTGGCTCCTTCTCTAAGCTCTCCAATCTCAAATTCCT GCGATTGAACAGCAATAATCTGACTGGAAGAATACCGAGGGAACTTACTAAACTTGGAAACCTCAAGATCCT TGACGTGTCTCACAACGATTTGTGTGGTACATTCCCAACCTCGGGTTCGTTTTCTAAGTTCTCGGAGGAAAG TTTCAAGAACAATCCAAGACTTGAAGGACCAGAACTGATGGGATTTGTGAGATACGATGTGGGAGGAAGCTGCTAA